The genomic segment GGGGCTGGGTTACACCACCGCTTTCGACGCTGCGATTCCCCCGCTGGGTGCTCGGCACGCGCACGAGGAATTCCACGATACGCCGATCCTGGATAAGGGATTCTACATCCTCGTCGGCAACAACCATTACGTCATGCGGCAGATTCAGGAAAAGGAACCGGAGCGACTGAAAAACTATCTCGCCTGGCTGCTCAACGCGACCAAAGGTTACTCCTGCAAGCTGGTCAATCCGGGTGGAGTTGAGGTTTGGAAATCGACCGGCGGCAATGCCACCGGGCTGGACGATCCGATTGATTATTTTGATGTCACGCCGCGACAAATCATTACCGGCGTGGCCCACGCAGCCGGAGAATTGGGACTGCCGCACCCGGTGCATATCCATTGCAACAATCTCGGTATGCCGGGTAATTGGTTGACGACATTGGAAACGATGAAAGCGCTCGAAGGCCGCAAAGCGCATATCACCCACATCCAGTTTCACAGTTATGGCGGCAACCCCGACGAGCAAAGCACCTTTTGTTCGCAGGTCCCCCAATTGGCCGATTACGTCAACAGCCACGAAAACCTTACCGTGGACGTCGGCCAAGTGATGTTTGCCGAAACAACCTCGATGACCGGCGATGGTCCGTTGGGTTATTTCCTGCACAAGGTGACCGGTCGCAAATGGTTTTCCGGCGATACCGAAATGGAAGCCGGCTGTGGAATTGTGCCGATCGTCTACAAAGACAAATCGATGGTGCACGCGCTGCAATGGGCTATTGGCTTGGAATGGTATCTGCTGGTCAACGACCCCTGGCGGGTAGCGATGAGCACCGACCACCCCAACGGCGCCTCATTCATGGCGTATCCCGAAATCATCGCCCTGCTGA from the Symmachiella macrocystis genome contains:
- a CDS encoding formylmethanofuran dehydrogenase subunit A; the encoded protein is MSLFKISGGTVYDPLNNIDGEVRDLWIDDGRFIEPPADTSIIPDRTLDASGLVVMPGGVDMHCHIAGPKVNVARKMRPEEKRLADKVTRTPLTRSGTMGSVPSTFATGYKYAGLGYTTAFDAAIPPLGARHAHEEFHDTPILDKGFYILVGNNHYVMRQIQEKEPERLKNYLAWLLNATKGYSCKLVNPGGVEVWKSTGGNATGLDDPIDYFDVTPRQIITGVAHAAGELGLPHPVHIHCNNLGMPGNWLTTLETMKALEGRKAHITHIQFHSYGGNPDEQSTFCSQVPQLADYVNSHENLTVDVGQVMFAETTSMTGDGPLGYFLHKVTGRKWFSGDTEMEAGCGIVPIVYKDKSMVHALQWAIGLEWYLLVNDPWRVAMSTDHPNGASFMAYPEIIALLMDRERRRSVLDRVPSGVKERCSLADLDREYTLNEIAIVTRAAPAKMLGLTQKGHLGPGADADITIYTPDNDIQLMFELPRFVIRRGRVIVEQGEIRENVNGETLHVAPSFDPDAVDNIQKWFEQHYTIQFANYPVQADTIEHLRAIPTQ